A genomic window from Brassica oleracea var. oleracea cultivar TO1000 chromosome C8, BOL, whole genome shotgun sequence includes:
- the LOC106310350 gene encoding trafficking protein particle complex subunit 2-like protein, translating to MIVCVSVVGHQNNPLYIQSFTDADDALKLHHVVHCSLDVIEERVNNPKTTLNEAFLGLLYPTLNYKVYGYLTNTKVKFILVTTDLDVRDTDVRNFFRKFHAAYVDAVSNPFHVPGKKITSRTFAQTVSNIVGSYGLN from the exons ATGATCGTCTGCGTCTCCGTCGTCGGCCACCAG AACAATCCGCTTTACATACAGAGCTTCACCGACGCTGATGATGCCCTCAAGCTCCACCACGTCGTTCATTGCTCCCTCGACGTCATCGAAGAGCGAG TGAACAATCCCAAAACCACATTGAACGAGGCTTTTCTTGGCCTACTCTATCCTACACTCAACTACAAAGT GTATGGTTACTTGACTAATACCAAAGTGAAATTTATACTGGTCACAACTGATTTGGATGTCAGAGACACCGATGTCAGAAAT TTCTTCAGGAAGTTCCATGCTGCCTACGTAGATGCAGTCTCAAACCCATTCCATGTCCCTGGCAAGAAGATAACCTCTAGAACCTTTGCTCAAACTGTAAGCAACATTGTCGGATCTTACGGTTTGAACTGA
- the LOC106311809 gene encoding diacylglycerol kinase 5 — protein sequence MDSLSDFLKEFYIPTYVLSPESETPSPESETPAPTIAPPESPVLVFINSKSGGQLGGELLLTYRSLLNDNQVFDLGVETPDKVLRRIYLNLERLKDDDLACHIRDKLKIIVAGGDGTAGWLLGVVCDLKLSHPPPIATVPLGTGNNLPFAFGWGKKNPGTDRASVELFLDKVLKAKEMKIDNWHILMRMKAPKEGPCDPLAPLELPHSLHAFHRVSPTDELNREGCHTFRGGFWNYFSLGMDAQISYAFHSERKLHPEKFKNQLVNQSTYVKLGCTQGWFCASLFHPASRNIAQLAKVKIANKNGQWHDLHIPHSIRSIVCLNLPSFSGGLNPWGTPNPRKQRDRDLTPPFVDDGFIEVVGFRNAWHGLVLLAPNGHGTRLAQANRVRFEFRKGAADHTFMRMDGEPWKQPLPMDDETVMVEISHLGQVNMLATHDCRSRSMYDPSTPRHQEEYDDNEDDSVAEEGEEYRKFGAADTFKIPEEGQHINNSKGRALRRK from the exons ATGGATAGCTTATCAGATTTTCTCAAGGAATTCTACATCCCTACTTACGTCCTCTCGCCGGAATCGGAGACTCCG TCGCCGGAATCGGAGACTCCGGCACCAACCATCGCTCCGCCTGAGAGTCCCGTCCTCGTCTTCATCAACTCCAAAAGCGGTGGTCAGCTGGGTGGGGAGCTCCTCCTTACCTACCGCTCTCTTCTCAATGACAATCAG GTGTTTGATCTTGGGGTGGAGACTCCGGATAAGGTGCTTCGCAGAATATATCTCAACCTCGAGAGGCTAAAGGATGACGATCTCGCTTGTCACATTCGAGACAAGTTAAAAATAATT GTTGCAGGAGGTGATGGAACTGCTGGGTGGCTCCTTGGAGTTGTATGTGACCTTAAACTATCACATCCTCCTCCTATCGCCACCGTACCTTTGGGTACAGGAAACAACCTTCCCTTTGCATTTGGATGG GGAAAGAAAAATCCGGGAACTGATAGGGCTTCGGTGGAGTTGTTTTTGGATAAAGTGCTCAAGGCCAAAGAGATGAAGATTGACAA TTGGCACATACTTATGAGGATGAAGGCTCCTAAAGAAGGCCCTTGTGATCCTCTTGCACCTCTTGAGTTACCACATTCTCTACATGCATTTCACCGTGTCTCTCCAACAGATGAACTTAATAGG GAAGGTTGCCACACATTTCGCGGGGGATTCTGGAATTACTTCAGCCTGG GAATGGATGCTCAAATTTCTTATGCGTTTCATTCTGAGAGGAAGCTACACCCTGAAAAATTTAAGAATCAGCTGGTTAATCAG AGTACGTATGTAAAGCTTGGTTGCACGCAAGGATGGTTCTGTGCCTCTCTTTTCCACCCTGCTTCACG GAACATAGCTCAGCTTGCAAAGGTTAAGATTGCAAATAAAAATGGCCAATGGCATGACCTCCACATACCCCATAG CATCAGGTCCATTGTATGCCTGAATCTGCCCAGCTTTTCTGGAGGACTAAATCCTTGGGGTACACCAAATCCCAGGAAACAACGCGAT AGAGACTTGACTCCACCATTCGTTGATGATGGCTTCATTGAGGTTGTTGGGTTCAGAAATGCTTGGCATGGTCTTGTCCTACTCGCTCCAAATGGGCACGGCACACGGCTTGCCCAG GCAAACCGGGTTCGGTTCGAATTTCGGAAAGGTGCAGCGGACCATACATTCATGAGGATGGATGGGGAGCCGTGGAAACAGCCACTGCCAATGGATGATGAAACTGTGATGGTAGAGATTTCACACCTTGGCCAAGTGAACATGCTTGCAACTCATGACTGCCGGTCCAGAAGCATGTACGACCCTTCGACACCCCGCCATCAGGAAGAGTATGATGATAATGAAGACGACTCAGTGGCTGAAGAAGGCGAGGAATATAGAAAGTTTGGTGCTGCTGATACCTTCAAGATTCCTGAAGAG GGACAACACATAAATAATTCAAAAGGCAGGGCTTTAAGGAGGAAATGA
- the LOC106307334 gene encoding uncharacterized protein LOC106307334 isoform X1, producing the protein MDFFISNREKYGNRAGLFGHKSASKSNPSSPPHPTEGRSSPPVSYYGIKRSESEYAFPISDHHTTHWKQQKQASERVPNSHHRPPVYRYSTPERPRENGKERTEAISYEPDVDVTPRSESSLSPFRSARTRTPDRRRRSTDFSRELHERMHETEANVSPFHPSRSRSPAPNNTQQEFRGRDYSRERYEAEGHLTSQRSAPSSPFHPSRSPPHTRATLQPERYNKGKDHYEADADVTPRSSPPMSPFHGATSRYPPPPFYSSSDDDDEDNHSATYLFPEISTGHRSRGVSGSSTPVHYKYQMATAETYEQDRQFEPPELPDESESFTMQEITKMRGLESYEEETQSEAYVSVANYRVRHCVSATLGAIMDKHGDIAASSKLQSTSTRSFYLESLAAAVTELKSTALRDLSKTRVAEIAAVVKDMDSVRIDVSWLKTAVEELAEAVECFGGYEAAKMEKEECSRGMKEGKVEMEKLRDELKRREKEMKECRERVTAMAGRLGQIEMKDSWVTKKMELFQSKVHKFDGEAVLVEV; encoded by the exons ATGGATTTCTTTATTTCAAACAGAGAGAAGTATGGCAACAGAGCAG GATTGTTCGGTCACAAAAGTGCTAGCAAGAGCAATCCTTCGAGTCCTCCTCATCCCACCGAGGGTCGGTCATCTCCGCCTGTGTCTTATTACGGCATAAAAAGATCGGAATCAGAGTATGCATTCCCAATCTCTGATCACCATACTACTCACTGGAAACAACAAAAACAAGCCTCTGAACGCGTCCCCAATTCCCACCACCGGCCTCCTGTTTACAGATATAGCACG CCCGAGCGTCCTAGAGAGAATGGCAAAGAAAGAACAGAGGCCATTTCTTATGAACCTGATGTGGACGTGACCCCAAGGAGTGAATCTTCCTTGAGCCCCTTTCGATCTGCCAGAACTCGCACG CCTGATCGCCGTAGGAGGTCTACCGACTTTAGCAGAGAGCTGCACGAGAGAATGCATGAGACAGAGGCCAATGTGAGCCCCTTTCATCCCTCCAGAAGCCGCTCTCCAGCTCCCAACAACACG CAACAAGAATTTCGAGGGAGAGACTACAGTAGAGAAAGGTATGAGGCAGAGGGCCATCTAACTTCGCAGAGGAGCGCTCCTTCGAGCCCATTTCATCCATCCCGAAGCCCGCCGCACACAAGGGCAACG TTGCAGCCTGAGAGATACAACAAGGGTAAAGATCATTACGAGGCAGATGCAGATGTCACACCGCGTAGCAGCCCTCCCATGAGTCCTTTTCACGGGGCCACAAGCCGCTATCCACCACCACCATTTTACTCATCCAGCGACGACGACGACGAAGACAACCATTCTGCCACCTACCTCTTTCCAGAGATTTCAACTGGACATCGTTCCAGGGGAGTCTCTGGGAGTAGCACG CCGGTTCACTACAAGTACCAGATGGCCACGGCCGAAACCTACGAGCAAGACAGGCAGTTCGAGCCGCCAGAGCTGCCGGACGAGTCCGAGAGCTTCACGATGCAGGAGATCACCAAAATGCGCGGACTCGAGAGCTACGAGGAAGAGACACAGTCGGAGGCCTACGTCTCGGTCGCTAACTACAGGGTGCGGCATTGCGTGTCCGCCACGCTCGGGGCTATCATGGACAAACACGGAGACATAGCCGCCTCGTCGAAGCTGCAATCCACGTCAACAAGGTCGTTTTACCTAGAGTCCCTGGCCGCGGCCGTGACGGAGCTGAAGTCGACGGCGCTGAGAGATCTGTCGAAGACGCGCGTGGCCGAGATCGCGGCGGTGGTGAAGGACATGGACTCGGTCAGAATCGACGTGTCGTGGCTGAAAACGGCCGTGGAGGAGCTGGCGGAGGCGGTGGAGTGCTTCGGGGGGTACGAGGCGGCGAAGATGGAGAAAGAGGAGTGCAGTCGAGGTATGAAGGAGGGGAAGGTGGAGATGGAAAAGCTGAGAGATGAGCTGAAGAGGAGAGAGAAGGAAATGAAGGAGTGTAGGGAGAGGGTGACGGCGATGGCTGGTAGGCTAGGGCAGATAGAGATGAAGGATTCGTGGGTGACCAAGAAGATGGAGCTGTTCCAGAGCAAGGTCCATAAATTTGACGGTGAAGCTGTCCTCGTGGAGGTCTAG
- the LOC106310937 gene encoding uncharacterized protein LOC106310937 isoform X3: MNRVDGEREEWRREVNGLFWIERLFLFLVFVFPTYVCGLIVPLILSTTLLALPFFLFFNPNLSSVGPSGIGGFWLFLLDRTTFYLGLEYSKLLVGGFELTFLWRLTLSLSLVIHSIYIADYFLRSHQAVLPPPQSRNVETPIFTDEGDVHKEVEKVKAQESYLAMQETYKEAKTTGDKAQESYLAMQETYKEAQTTADKAQETYLAIQETYKEAKTTADKALETYLIFQEGQNKRRMIRGEDVEGFVELREQVRRISVEAENAAEEQSRATGELVDARIQQWEEDNADYLASLPLLYCNQHN; this comes from the exons ATGAATAGGGTCGATGGAGAAAGGGAGGAGTGGAGAAGAGAAGTAAATGGTTTGTTCTGGATAGAGCGTTTGTTTCTCTTTCTGGTTTTCGTATTTCCCACATACGTCTGTGGCCTCATCGTCCCTCTCATTCTCTCCACTACTCTTTTGGCTTTACCCTTCTTCTTATTCTTCAACCCTAATCTCTCTTCCGTTGGACCCTCT GGTATTGGTGGATTCTGGTTATTTCTATTGGACCGCACCACGTTTTACTTAGGCCTCGAGTATTCCAAACTGTTGGTTGGAGGCTTTGAGCTCACCTTCCTTTGGCGTCTCACCCTTTCCCTCTCCCTTGTGATCCATTCCATCTACATCGCTGACTACTTCCTTAGATCTCATCAAGCCGTACTACCTCCTCCTCAATCTCGCAATGTTGAGACTCCGATTTTCACCG ATGAAGGTGATGTGCACAAGGAAGTGGAGAAGGTGAAG GCCCAAGAGTCCTACCTTGCCATGCAAGAAACCTACAAAGAAGCGAAAACTACAGGCGACAAGGCCCAAGAGTCCTACCTTGCCATGCAAGAAACCTACAAAGAAGCGCAGACTACAGCCGACAAGGCCCAAGAGACCTACCTTGCCATCCAAGAAACCTACAAAGAAGCGAAGACTACAGCCGACAAAGCCCTCGAGACCTATCTTATCTTCCAAGAAGGCCAGAACAAGAGGCGGATGATAAGGGGGGAGGATGTAGAGGGGTTTGTCGAGCTGAGGGAGCAAGTGCGGCGAATCTCGGTGGAAGCGGAGAACGCAGCGGAGGAGCAGTCTCGTGCAACAGGAGAGTTGGTGGATGCCCGGATTCAGCAATGGGAGGAGGACAATGCCGACTATCTTGCCTCCCTCCCGCTCTTGTATTGCAATCAGCATAATTAA
- the LOC106310937 gene encoding uncharacterized protein LOC106310937 isoform X1, with amino-acid sequence MNRVDGEREEWRREVNGLFWIERLFLFLVFVFPTYVCGLIVPLILSTTLLALPFFLFFNPNLSSVGPSGIGGFWLFLLDRTTFYLGLEYSKLLVGGFELTFLWRLTLSLSLVIHSIYIADYFLRSHQAVLPPPQSRNVETPIFTDEGDVHKEVEKVKAQESYLAMQETYKEAKTTGDKAQESYLAMQETYKEAKTTGDKAQESYLAMQETYKEAQTTADKAQETYLAIQETYKEAKTTADKALETYLIFQEGQNKRRMIRGEDVEGFVELREQVRRISVEAENAAEEQSRATGELVDARIQQWEEDNADYLASLPLLYCNQHN; translated from the exons ATGAATAGGGTCGATGGAGAAAGGGAGGAGTGGAGAAGAGAAGTAAATGGTTTGTTCTGGATAGAGCGTTTGTTTCTCTTTCTGGTTTTCGTATTTCCCACATACGTCTGTGGCCTCATCGTCCCTCTCATTCTCTCCACTACTCTTTTGGCTTTACCCTTCTTCTTATTCTTCAACCCTAATCTCTCTTCCGTTGGACCCTCT GGTATTGGTGGATTCTGGTTATTTCTATTGGACCGCACCACGTTTTACTTAGGCCTCGAGTATTCCAAACTGTTGGTTGGAGGCTTTGAGCTCACCTTCCTTTGGCGTCTCACCCTTTCCCTCTCCCTTGTGATCCATTCCATCTACATCGCTGACTACTTCCTTAGATCTCATCAAGCCGTACTACCTCCTCCTCAATCTCGCAATGTTGAGACTCCGATTTTCACCG ATGAAGGTGATGTGCACAAGGAAGTGGAGAAGGTGAAGGCCCAAGAGTCCTACCTTGCCATGCAAGAAACCTACAAAGAAGCGAAAACTACAGGCGACAAGGCCCAAGAGTCCTACCTTGCCATGCAAGAAACCTACAAAGAAGCGAAAACTACAGGCGACAAGGCCCAAGAGTCCTACCTTGCCATGCAAGAAACCTACAAAGAAGCGCAGACTACAGCCGACAAGGCCCAAGAGACCTACCTTGCCATCCAAGAAACCTACAAAGAAGCGAAGACTACAGCCGACAAAGCCCTCGAGACCTATCTTATCTTCCAAGAAGGCCAGAACAAGAGGCGGATGATAAGGGGGGAGGATGTAGAGGGGTTTGTCGAGCTGAGGGAGCAAGTGCGGCGAATCTCGGTGGAAGCGGAGAACGCAGCGGAGGAGCAGTCTCGTGCAACAGGAGAGTTGGTGGATGCCCGGATTCAGCAATGGGAGGAGGACAATGCCGACTATCTTGCCTCCCTCCCGCTCTTGTATTGCAATCAGCATAATTAA
- the LOC106307334 gene encoding uncharacterized protein LOC106307334 isoform X2 has translation MDFFISNREKYGNRAGLFGHKSASKSNPSSPPHPTEGRSSPPVSYYGIKRSESEYAFPISDHHTTHWKQQKQASERVPNSHHRPPVYRYSTPERPRENGKERTEAISYEPDVDVTPRSESSLSPFRSARTRTPDRRRRSTDFSRELHERMHETEANVSPFHPSRSRSPAPNNTQQEFRGRDYSRERYEAEGHLTSQRSAPSSPFHPSRSPPHTRATPERYNKGKDHYEADADVTPRSSPPMSPFHGATSRYPPPPFYSSSDDDDEDNHSATYLFPEISTGHRSRGVSGSSTPVHYKYQMATAETYEQDRQFEPPELPDESESFTMQEITKMRGLESYEEETQSEAYVSVANYRVRHCVSATLGAIMDKHGDIAASSKLQSTSTRSFYLESLAAAVTELKSTALRDLSKTRVAEIAAVVKDMDSVRIDVSWLKTAVEELAEAVECFGGYEAAKMEKEECSRGMKEGKVEMEKLRDELKRREKEMKECRERVTAMAGRLGQIEMKDSWVTKKMELFQSKVHKFDGEAVLVEV, from the exons ATGGATTTCTTTATTTCAAACAGAGAGAAGTATGGCAACAGAGCAG GATTGTTCGGTCACAAAAGTGCTAGCAAGAGCAATCCTTCGAGTCCTCCTCATCCCACCGAGGGTCGGTCATCTCCGCCTGTGTCTTATTACGGCATAAAAAGATCGGAATCAGAGTATGCATTCCCAATCTCTGATCACCATACTACTCACTGGAAACAACAAAAACAAGCCTCTGAACGCGTCCCCAATTCCCACCACCGGCCTCCTGTTTACAGATATAGCACG CCCGAGCGTCCTAGAGAGAATGGCAAAGAAAGAACAGAGGCCATTTCTTATGAACCTGATGTGGACGTGACCCCAAGGAGTGAATCTTCCTTGAGCCCCTTTCGATCTGCCAGAACTCGCACG CCTGATCGCCGTAGGAGGTCTACCGACTTTAGCAGAGAGCTGCACGAGAGAATGCATGAGACAGAGGCCAATGTGAGCCCCTTTCATCCCTCCAGAAGCCGCTCTCCAGCTCCCAACAACACG CAACAAGAATTTCGAGGGAGAGACTACAGTAGAGAAAGGTATGAGGCAGAGGGCCATCTAACTTCGCAGAGGAGCGCTCCTTCGAGCCCATTTCATCCATCCCGAAGCCCGCCGCACACAAGGGCAACG CCTGAGAGATACAACAAGGGTAAAGATCATTACGAGGCAGATGCAGATGTCACACCGCGTAGCAGCCCTCCCATGAGTCCTTTTCACGGGGCCACAAGCCGCTATCCACCACCACCATTTTACTCATCCAGCGACGACGACGACGAAGACAACCATTCTGCCACCTACCTCTTTCCAGAGATTTCAACTGGACATCGTTCCAGGGGAGTCTCTGGGAGTAGCACG CCGGTTCACTACAAGTACCAGATGGCCACGGCCGAAACCTACGAGCAAGACAGGCAGTTCGAGCCGCCAGAGCTGCCGGACGAGTCCGAGAGCTTCACGATGCAGGAGATCACCAAAATGCGCGGACTCGAGAGCTACGAGGAAGAGACACAGTCGGAGGCCTACGTCTCGGTCGCTAACTACAGGGTGCGGCATTGCGTGTCCGCCACGCTCGGGGCTATCATGGACAAACACGGAGACATAGCCGCCTCGTCGAAGCTGCAATCCACGTCAACAAGGTCGTTTTACCTAGAGTCCCTGGCCGCGGCCGTGACGGAGCTGAAGTCGACGGCGCTGAGAGATCTGTCGAAGACGCGCGTGGCCGAGATCGCGGCGGTGGTGAAGGACATGGACTCGGTCAGAATCGACGTGTCGTGGCTGAAAACGGCCGTGGAGGAGCTGGCGGAGGCGGTGGAGTGCTTCGGGGGGTACGAGGCGGCGAAGATGGAGAAAGAGGAGTGCAGTCGAGGTATGAAGGAGGGGAAGGTGGAGATGGAAAAGCTGAGAGATGAGCTGAAGAGGAGAGAGAAGGAAATGAAGGAGTGTAGGGAGAGGGTGACGGCGATGGCTGGTAGGCTAGGGCAGATAGAGATGAAGGATTCGTGGGTGACCAAGAAGATGGAGCTGTTCCAGAGCAAGGTCCATAAATTTGACGGTGAAGCTGTCCTCGTGGAGGTCTAG
- the LOC106310937 gene encoding uncharacterized protein LOC106310937 isoform X2: protein MNRVDGEREEWRREVNGLFWIERLFLFLVFVFPTYVCGLIVPLILSTTLLALPFFLFFNPNLSSVGPSGIGGFWLFLLDRTTFYLGLEYSKLLVGGFELTFLWRLTLSLSLVIHSIYIADYFLRSHQAVLPPPQSRNVETPIFTGDVHKEVEKVKAQESYLAMQETYKEAKTTGDKAQESYLAMQETYKEAKTTGDKAQESYLAMQETYKEAQTTADKAQETYLAIQETYKEAKTTADKALETYLIFQEGQNKRRMIRGEDVEGFVELREQVRRISVEAENAAEEQSRATGELVDARIQQWEEDNADYLASLPLLYCNQHN from the exons ATGAATAGGGTCGATGGAGAAAGGGAGGAGTGGAGAAGAGAAGTAAATGGTTTGTTCTGGATAGAGCGTTTGTTTCTCTTTCTGGTTTTCGTATTTCCCACATACGTCTGTGGCCTCATCGTCCCTCTCATTCTCTCCACTACTCTTTTGGCTTTACCCTTCTTCTTATTCTTCAACCCTAATCTCTCTTCCGTTGGACCCTCT GGTATTGGTGGATTCTGGTTATTTCTATTGGACCGCACCACGTTTTACTTAGGCCTCGAGTATTCCAAACTGTTGGTTGGAGGCTTTGAGCTCACCTTCCTTTGGCGTCTCACCCTTTCCCTCTCCCTTGTGATCCATTCCATCTACATCGCTGACTACTTCCTTAGATCTCATCAAGCCGTACTACCTCCTCCTCAATCTCGCAATGTTGAGACTCCGATTTTCACCG GTGATGTGCACAAGGAAGTGGAGAAGGTGAAGGCCCAAGAGTCCTACCTTGCCATGCAAGAAACCTACAAAGAAGCGAAAACTACAGGCGACAAGGCCCAAGAGTCCTACCTTGCCATGCAAGAAACCTACAAAGAAGCGAAAACTACAGGCGACAAGGCCCAAGAGTCCTACCTTGCCATGCAAGAAACCTACAAAGAAGCGCAGACTACAGCCGACAAGGCCCAAGAGACCTACCTTGCCATCCAAGAAACCTACAAAGAAGCGAAGACTACAGCCGACAAAGCCCTCGAGACCTATCTTATCTTCCAAGAAGGCCAGAACAAGAGGCGGATGATAAGGGGGGAGGATGTAGAGGGGTTTGTCGAGCTGAGGGAGCAAGTGCGGCGAATCTCGGTGGAAGCGGAGAACGCAGCGGAGGAGCAGTCTCGTGCAACAGGAGAGTTGGTGGATGCCCGGATTCAGCAATGGGAGGAGGACAATGCCGACTATCTTGCCTCCCTCCCGCTCTTGTATTGCAATCAGCATAATTAA
- the LOC106309986 gene encoding protein SON-like, producing the protein MELVSGKVIQGCSNAGNPFHECTAICLDKLNSVDNVYKKEKKIFGFGKRTPSRETPTGSPARGSRSPLPSFFAAKKKVESNSPSSTEHTNNNFFSRLSPLHGLPSQLKNEAATSVDSLPMSPTLAGYSGGDYFARKRGGEDDDMYSPRPFGIRPKTPEHPLRTPQHRPRTPQRVSDTRPWAHQADPISLETRPKTPIHESSAIGRRPQTPETRQQTAQHRGRSTEFMARSPGPRSKTPEPQPTYFEPSSGTPKMRSKTPEPSTRVPQTQPISHRSLDSAETRPRTPEHQTRTVETRPRTHESRPKTAVYRGRSPRHRETISQNQQRSFEMGQRSPQAHIYLGSKAESENDDESVLLYPELILSPQERPPITPSRKGYETPTKQEERFDQLDESASSDDDKFSFVDDDDHDDKQDKEPPELPDESQSFSLSEISRMKGIIITKKNDEIQSIVSDSIVSVGDYKVRASVSATLYQILDKHGDIASGTKLHSLAARSYYLEMLASVVFELQTTPLRHLKESRVVEMLAIVRDVESVKIKAGWLTPVLEEIVEAVKHYDQHERSRVERELWEGEVLLVRQEMEREGKELKEKEKKLKEWRERTTEMAGKLGSLGMRRARLDKSLALLSSKVDKFQGKYVLL; encoded by the exons ATGGAATTGGTATCTGGGAAAGTAATTCAAGGTTGCTCCAACGCAGGCAATCCTTTCCATGAGTGTACTGCTATTTGTTTAGATAAATTAAACTCGGTGGATAATGTCTACAAGAAGGAGAAGAAGATCTTTG GGTTTGGTAAGAGAACTCCAAGTAGGGAGACTCCTACAGGCAGCCCCGCTCGTGGAAGCAGATCGCCTCTGCCCAGCTTCTTCGCCGCCAAAAAGAAGGTTGAGTCAAACAGTCCATCTTCCACTGAACACACCAATAATAACTTCTTCAGCCGCCTTTCCCCGCTACATGGACTCCCATCCCAACTCAAGAACGAGGCTGCAACCAGTGTGGACTCGCTCCCCATGTCTCCTACTCTGGCTGGATACTCAGGAGGAGACTATTTTGCAAGAAAG CGTGGTGGTGAGGATGATGATATGTACTCTCCAAGGCCTTTTGGAATTCGTCCTAAGACGCCTGAACACCCTCTTAGGACGCCTCAGCATAGGCCCCGTACACCCCAACGCGTCTCTGATACTAGGCCGTGGGCGCACCAGGCGGATCCAATTTCCCTAGAAACTAGGCCAAAGACGCCCATACATGAGTCTTCTGCAATAGGAAGGAGGCCCCAAACACCAGAAACTAGGCAGCAGACTGCACAACACAGGGGAAGGTCGACTGAGTTCATGGCAAGATCCCCCGGGCCAAGGTCCAAGACCCCAGAGCCTCAACCTACCTACTTTGAACCATCCTCAGGGACACCAAAAATGCGGTCCAAGACGCCGGAACCCAGTACTAGGGTTCCACAAACTCAGCCCATATCCCACAGATCTCTTGACAGTGCTGAAACTAGGCCTAGGACACCGGAACACCAGACCAGGACCGTAGAAACAAGGCCAAGAACACATGAAAGTAGGCCAAAGACTGCAGTCTATAGAGGAAGATCACCTCGTCACAGAGAGACGATCTCACAAAACCAACAAAGGTCGTTTGAGATGGGTCAAAGGTCACCTCAAGCCCACATTTATCTTGGGAGCAAAGCTGAATCGGAGAACGATGATGAATCAGTTCTACTCTATCCAGAACTTATTTTGTCACCTCAAGAAAGGCCACCCATTACG CCTAGTCGCAAGGGATATGAAACTCCTACCAAACAGGAAGAACGTTTTGATCAACTTGATGAGTCGGCTAGCTCAGATGATGATAAATTTTCATTTGTGGATGATGATGATCACGACGATAAGCAAGACAAGGAGCCGCCAGAGCTCCCAGATGAATCGCAGAGCTTCAGTCTCTCAGAAATCTCCCGCATGAAAGGAATAATAATAACTAAGAAGAATGACGAGATCCAGTCCATTGTATCTGACTCTATTGTTTCTGTGGGAGACTACAAAGTCCGAGCGAGCGTCTCGGCCACTCTTTACCAAATCCTCGACAAGCACGGCGATATTGCATCCGGTACTAAACTTCATTCGCTTGCCGCGCGATCCTACTACCTCGAGATGCTTGCCTCCGTTGTTTTCGAACTCCAGACGACGCCCTTGAGGCATCTCAAGGAGTCCCGCGTGGTGGAAATGCTAGCGATTGTTAGAGACGTTGAGTCGGTGAAAATCAAGGCAGGTTGGCTCACGCCCGTCCTGGAGGAAATAGTCGAGGCGGTTAAGCACTACGACCAACACGAGAGGAGCAGAGTGGAGAGAGAGTTGTGGGAAGGGGAAGTGTTGCTTGTGAGACAAGAAATGGAGAGAGAGGGGAAGGAGCTGAAGGAGAAGGAGAAGAAGTTGAAGGAGTGGAGGGAGAGAACGACGGAGATGGCTGGGAAGTTGGGTAGTCTTGGTATGAGACGAGCGCGTCTTGACAAGAGCTTGGCGCTTCTGAGTTCCAAGGTGGACAAGTTTCAGGGTAAATATGTTCTCTTGTGA